The Malus sylvestris chromosome 3, drMalSylv7.2, whole genome shotgun sequence genomic sequence ataaagggtaaagtgaatagtaccatgattgattttttagtgtaaaaatgtggtttttcgttaaagtgaacagtaccaggtgctttttgttaaagttcccataaataaatacatgtattttaatataaataaattttagAACACTTCAATAAGGATAAGTAGAATGCTCTTCTCTTTTCTGACATAGTTTCGAATTGAACAAAAAATACGATAAAAAAAGTCTACTAGAAACTAGAAATATTGAAAGAGAACGAGAGAGCACGTAGTTATTAATTCTCTGCTCGTGGAGTGCTATACCAAAATATGACTTTTTATTCCCAAGTTTGAACATACGTACTTGAGCTAAGTTTTGAGTGGAACCTACAGGACCGACTGCAGCAACCTCCATAACCACCGCCCCCCGGGGGGGGGGGCCACAAACCAGAAAAAAAAGCTGCCAAACCCTATCAGCTAACCAACAAACCCCAAGCTGCCAAAGGAACAACAAAAAGTCCGGATAAAATAAAAAGTCGATATCAACCAtgttgaaaataaacaaaatcaacacgaagaatttttttttgaacaaaaatcaACACCAATATAATTACAAAGAATTACGCAAATTATGAACTGTGATGGCCAATAAATGTATGAAAATGTGTGTTGATGTGATCTAGGCCTATTACTCAATGAACACCGTTAGATCGTAGTAATATTAACACTATATGCTAACCTTACAGAGGGGTGTCAATATTAATTGTTCTTAAGGTTTAAGAAATTAGCTCATATGTTGCAAACACACGGACATATCCaatgttaaataaataaaaagaagagaCGAGCAGTATCTATAGTAATGTTACATTATTACAAAGGGGCACAAACAATACAAGCTAAATGAGCAATATCTattacttagtactacggtctactgatatttttctttgcttgtaagtgagaagtcttaggttcgattcttgtcaaaggcgaatttgaaccacattattattagttcattgtgaggcttagtctactctctcatcttcttaatgtacataatatcgtttgttaaaaaaaatagcaatatttgcttttgctttttctttttccataaaAAGAAATTGATGAGACATTGTTCTCTTTATAGCTTCCTGAACAAAAGACGAATGCCATGTTCTGCTTCTATAACCAATCTAAGAGAAGGTTTGTGTTTGGAGAAAGcgagaagaaaaacttggacAATATGAGAGATATGAGAACCTCCAGTTCAGCAATAGCAAATTTTGTCTAATACACATTAGTGGTCCGACCCCGAACGACATGTACAACTGAGGAAGCTTGCAAGCACCTGCAATTCCAGCAAATCTCTACGGGTTGAATCTGGTCCCCAAATTCCCGGATCAGTATGTTGTGTTAGCGGTCCAAACATAATGTCCCCAAATTTCATGTCCGCGAAAGCCTCTCTTGATACCACGGTAGTCAGGGGATGAAGGTGCAGCGATTCATGAATCACCACTGTCAGCTGAACATTGCAAAAATTAGATAATGATTTAGACATGACGAGCTGGTGAAAAGAACGACAATACTCAAACCGTACTATTGCTCCCTTACTAAAGCGTAGACAAAAGTACCGTGGCTAATATCACTTCAACCGACTTTTTGACTATTAGGCACCGTTTCCAGTCCTAATTAACATCCACCTACGGAAAAGTAGTAACATTCTTCTGTGGCGATTGCTGTTTTATGTGCAGTGACTTCAATAAGTTCATATAATTGAATGAAaggtcaaatttttttttcgtaaTCTCTGTGGTGACACGCCACTTTTGATGTGACTCTCGTGATGAAAAGCTTTTAATTAAACCTTCATAGTGGGCCTTGTTAGCAATTgagatccaaatccaaattttcATTAGTCTTCCGTTAAATAAACTCACGTGACTATCACATGAAGGGTCAACTTCGTCATTTCAATCCAAATTACATCTTATTCAATGGATATCTAgtataatttagggtttaactGAAATTAGATTTTAcagaaaataaaacataaaaaagctTGAACGCGAAGACTGAAACTAAACCTATAAAACCACGTCAATGGCTAGGAGAAGAGGTGAAGGTGAAGTCACACCTAATTTCTTAGGTATGATTTAATTTCGTTTGGAAATCCTAATACTTCTAATAtaccatttgtttttttttcaatgccAACACGTCTTTGATCATGAGTTAGAATCTTACTCTTACTTGAATTTTCATTCTTGTATCAATTTGTACCAGTTTGAATGCATAAATGCCTTTCAGTTTTGTCTTTAATTGGTAATGTGGTTTTATGCATGCCCTAGTTGGCCAATACACAACCTTTCAATTTTTTCCTTAatcttttttgaattttaattctttAAGTTTCTTACACTCTTGAAGTTCATATGCAGAGGGCAGACCTGAAGATTGAATTTTCTGCAATGCCTTTCACTCATTGTCTTTAATTTTACGATGCCTTTCACCTGTCTGAATGCCTATATACTGCATTTCACCCATTGTCTTTAACTCTCTAAGTTAATTATTCTTGTGCATATGTGATTTTTCTGCATTATATAGGTTGAGATACGTGTGCTATTAAATTGGGTGATGGTTAGTGACGGTGGAGGAGGCCCACTAGTGGCTATGGTGGTGGCTAGGAGCTATGAGATGAGATATGGGAACTGTTGGGTTTTTTTATCTTTACaagtttcttttatttgtaattttattttaattcacgtttttgtctttttatttttcaaaataaataaacttaattTTGACCGATCCACAGGTGATAGTCACATGATTTTATTTAACGGAAGACTAAAGGAACTTTGGATTTGGACCTCAATTGCTAATAGGGCTCACCACATGAGTTTAATTAATAACTTTTTCATCATAAGGGTCACAAGTCGCGTGTCACCACAGGGACCACAAAAAAATTTTACATGTCATAACtagttaataaaaaatatacaaatgttaaggagactccatAAGAAGTGGGACTCCTTATAGACTATctgtcacctcatgttttttgcacaatgttttataatgttggcacgaGAAATAACATTAAACCATGAGGTGGTAGATAATCCATAGAGAGTCCCACTTTGAGAGagtccttagcatttctctaaaaaatatatacatgtttCATCTGAAGAAGCAGGTGAGGTAATTTTGATTTGAAATTTACAATTTTGTCCCTTTATAATTAAATTGCCTTCtacaaaaatttaaagaaaagggggatatgttttggtattttaaaagtttcaatttttttttttttgaaggtaAAACTGATTTCATTCAAGTAATATATGAACACTtcataaaaatttcaaaattgccTGCGCTAGTTATTAAAATCTTTTTGGCTTTGAGGTCATGGAGGCAAGCTAGTGATAACATGTCAATACATAATTGGCAGTTCCATGGGAACCCTTGACTGTCTATGTCCTTTCACAACACCCATGTACTAATATATACACAAAAGTCTCAACCTAGCTGGCCACAGATGATCAAAGTCAGGTATAGTACTGTAATCTGTAACATAGTATGGTGAGGTTCAATACATGAAATCAAAGACAAAGCCGTATAACTAAGAAAAAAGGTCCCATCATTTTTGTGAATGGGTACCTATTTGCAACCAACATTAAGTGGAGATGCCTAACACTTTGATTAAAATCTATGTTTTGTATATATGATCTGAACGGAATTGAAGATTTGGCATGTGCCATTTGCCTcatgcaccaacacatcttggTTCTATTTTTATTAGATAGGTGGTACAAATGTGCAATGGCGGATTTAGGATTTGAATCTTGGGCGGTCCCAATGTTAAAGGTCCAAGTTTTTTAGATAGAAACAAAGCACAAAGCATGCAAAAACAGTTTTAGTTTATTCACTGAGGCATTTCGTCAAACATTTGATGAGCGATATCGAGAAAATTTATCGAGTGTTGTCTACGCAACCTGTCAAGTGTAGTCCGCGCAATCTATCGAGATATACTTAGCAGGTATTACATCAAACACTTGGTAGGTACAAAAGGACCCGTACAAAACATTCGGAAGGTCATCGGAAGACCTTAACATGTATATTTTCTGAACACGGGGACCACCTAGGTCCCAGTGTGCATCCGCCTTTGCAAATGTGGTATCTATAAATAAAtgcatgtgtatatatatgaattttatCCCAAGTTTGAACATACATACTCGATCTAAGTTTCGAGTAGAACCCACAGGATCGGCTGCCGTAACCTTGAATTTTTCCTCTGACAAAAAAATTTTAAGTTCCCACTTTGATACGGGACTACACACAGTGATCAGCTAGCATAACACTATACATATGGGCAATCTGCTAACtaccaagaaaataaaattaccaAAAGTCTCCTATTGCATGTGAGAGTTCAGAGAATTAGGGCAGGTTTGCTTATGGAGCTTCTTCAGTTTGATGCGAAAATGTTGATGTCCCTTGTGTTTCTAGGGTTTGTAGGGTTGTTTGTGCGGTTGTATGATGGGCTTGTTGCGAAGCCGAAGAGGCTGAGGTCCTTGCTAACTAAGCAAGGCATCAATGGACCTCCACCAACTCTTCTTCTGGGAAATATTATGGAGATAAAGAAGGCTCGAGGCTCCAGCAATTCTACCAGTGGACTAATCCCCAGCTCTCACAATTGCGCTGCTCTTGTCTTTCCATTTTTtgagaagtggaggaagcaaTATGGTATGCATACGTAAATTTATATAGAGTATACCATTTTTAGCATACGTAAATTTATATAGAGCATACCATGTTTAGCATACGTAAATTTATATAGAGTATACCATGTTTATGACCAAGATCTCctcaacatatatatacaagGAACATTTACATGTAAAGGATGTATGTATCCCTTTTGTCTCTATCTTACTCATTACGTTTCAAAAATAAATGGATACATACCATCTCCGGGACAGGAAAGTGTTTTTCTTCATATGCATACACAACATACATACATGCATTTTTTAGTAAAATATCCGTACATACATTATGTTACTTACAAGAAATGCTAAAGGAACTCTCTACCATCTTATATTTTTGTCACAATATTTTATAGTTGTTGATATATAAATTAACATTAGAGTAAACTGTCATTtaaccccctgaactatcacgtgAGTTTCAATTTCCCCCTTGAactatttttttagccaattgacCCCCTAAACTATGTTAAAGTGGCCAATTAACCCCCTACCGTTAAGTATCTTTAACTCCATCCAATTTTCTGTTAGAAAGTGTCATGTGCTTGGCACATGACcacctttttacattttatgtctaaatctttacaaagaaaacatataaaacaaatattaaaaaaaaaaaaaaaacttacaaaccctaaacttaatcattcaaaataatagaaaaggtaaggctttttatattaacactccacaaaatgttgaatgcaccccatattaaaatttaatattaaatgacttatttactccactatgcaatgacaattttgaccttattaggtttaaaaaaaaattataaatacactacaaatcacttttagcgtattatttatcttctcaactatcaaaaccctctcatcctccattgttgaacaaaatcctaaccaatgaaactacaaacatgttgattgagaaaaattgtttttgatgaatgaaacacgaaatcgatgtttctgaagcttcacatgaggtaagacttcacatttttcattgttttagtgatttcgatgacatcgataattatttaatcttgcgtttgctgcattatttttcaatatgaaccctaaaagatgaatatgaatatgaatatgaatatgaatatataagtttaaataatgcagcaaacgcaagattaaataattatcgatgtcatcgaaatcactaaaacaatgaaaaatgtgaagtcttacctcatgtgaagcttcagaaacatcgatttcgtgtttcattcgtcaaaaacaatttttctcaatcaacatgtttgtagtttcattggttaggattttgttcaacaatggaggatgagagggttttgatagttgagaagataaatactacgttaaaagtgatttggagtgtatttatattttttttttaaacctaataaggtcaaaattgtcattgcatagtggagtaaataagtcatttaatattaaattttaatatagggtgcattcaacattttgtggagtgttaatataaaaagccttaccttttctattattttgaatgattaagtttagggtttgtatgtattttttttttaatatttgttttatatgttttctttgtaaagatttagacataaaatgtaaaaaggtgGTCATGTGCCAAGCACATGACACTTTCTAACAGAAAATTGGATGGAGTTAAAGATACTTAACGGTAGGGGGTTAATTGGCCACTTTAACATAGTTTAGGGGGTCAATTGGCTGAAAAaatagttcaggggggaaattgaaaCTCACGTGATAGTTCATGGGGTTAAATGACAGTTTACTCTTAACATTAAACTGTGAGGTGTTATAGAGTCCATAGAGAACCACTTTTGAGAGCCCTTGACATTTCTCGTTACAAAATCTCAGTTAAGAGAACAGAACTAGACAACTGTGTAAAAAACTTTTCACTAGCTAGGAATATGTAAACTTTTCGCTTTGGGAAAGAGACCTTCTTGGGCCAAAGGCTTTAACATGCATACAGTTAATTACTTTCTTTACTGGGAAATGATTTGTTCACATCCATTTTCTACACTTGTCTATTTCTGTCTCactttatgttaaattaattattcGCAGGTGAAGTATTTGCGTTTGCACTTGGCAACACACAAATATTGTGTGTGAACCAACCAGATGCAGTGCGAGAGATAACAACATGCACGTCCTTAGACTTGGGGAAGCCAACATATCAATTTAAAGAGCGAGGTCCTCTGCTAGGTCAAGGTATTTTAACCTCAAATGGCCCCTCATGGGTTCACCAACGCAAAGTGATTGCTCCTGAACTATACATGGACAAAGTCAAGGTATttctatatataattatataatactCATGGAAAATTAATATTACCATGCAGAGATGATCGTTACCTTGTGATTGAATTGTGGTAACTTATCGTGCAGGGAATGATTAACCTAATCACAGAGTCTACAACTACCCTGGTAAATTCTTGGAACAGTAAGATTGAAACAGCCGAAGGAGGAATTGCTGAGATAAAAATTGATAGCTACATGAGAAGCTTCTCTGGTGATGTTATCTCAAGAGCTTGTTTTGGAAGCAACTATTCCAAAGGAGAAGAGATATTTCATAAACTAAGAAATCTCCAGGAGGCTATGTCCAAGAAAGTCTTTTCCACCGGAGTTCCTGGGATGAGGTACTTCGCctaaggtttttttatttacataattatatttattaGAGCAAATTGAAGTGTTATTAGTTTGGAAAGTAGAGTTTTGTCATTGAACAAACAAATAGTATTTACATAATTATACCCGAGTTTCAATTTTTCTCATAATATAATATTCAATTCGTTAGCCCTTACTTCTAACGAAGGTAGCTATAGCTTTATACAAGACAAGGGTAGACAATGTCTTTTTAAAAACCTAATTACAGTGTTATGGGAATTGATAAGGTATATTAAAGACTCAGTTCCGCTTCTTATGAAAGCAGAATTGTTGTTTGGAGACCATTATTGTTTAAATAATCTAAAcatcttttggtgaaaaaacCAATACAAAACGAGGCCTTCGTCAAAAGTCCTAGATGTAGTCACCCTAAGCATTGTGTTAAAGTGCTAACTCAGACCCCTTAAGCATTGCTATACGTGTAACATTATATTGATCTTAAATTAGTACCTTTAGATCCCCATAGTCTTAAATAATTGCTATATTTTTGAAGACTTCTTCCCACAAAGAGCAACAGGGAAGCTTGGGCATTGGAAAAGGAGGCCAGCACTTTAATACTTCGAGTAGTGAAGGAAAGGCAGGCAGCAGGATATGAGAAAGACCTGTTGCAAATGATTCTTGAGGGTGCTATAAACAGTGACCTCAGCCAAGAGGCTACAGATCGATTCATTGTTGATAACTGCAAAAACATATACTTGGCCGGCTATGAAACCACGGCGGTTTCCGCCACGTGGTGCCTCATGTTGTTGGCTTCAAACCCAAAATGGCAAGAAAGTGTGAGAACAGAGGCCCTTCAAGTTTGCCAAGGCTGTATTCCGGATAATGATATGATTCCTAAGATGAAACAGGTATGGCGTTTCACATGATTaagatatatatgtgtgtgtgtgagtgtgtgtgtgtatcataTAAGCACTTATGGAAAAATGAGAAACAACCACTAAGAAAAGACGTAGTTGTTGCTGAAGTAGCTAATACTAAAAGTGTGCTACTACAGAACAAGTCACACTTTTGTACTTTTGTCACGTTTTTTGTATCAGCTATCTTGTGATTTGTAACTAGTGCCCCTTTTCTTGTAATCAGTTTTGAGgagtaattaataattattagtTAACTATCTATACTCAATATGTGACATATTATGGAATTTTTGTTAGCTGTTAGTTTGTGAATCATGACTATATTGGCTTGATTAACTTTTTAACCTTGTACAGCTCACAATGGTGATTATCTTTAACTATATGTGTAGTCAATATATATGCACTACTTAGTGTTGCCATGTAAATTAGATTAACACATTTAAACCTGTGCAGCTAACTATGGTGATTCATGAATCACTGCGCCTATATCCTCCAGTTACCGTGGTGTCAAGGGAGGCCTTTAAGGACATGAAATTTGGGGACATTAACATCCCAAAGGGTGTCAATGTTTGGACCACAGTGGCAACCCTACACACTGATCCAGAAATATGGGGCCCAGATGCCTATGTGTTCAACCCAGATAGGTTTGCAAATGGGATTACAGGCGCTTGCAAGCTTCCACACGTGTACATGCCATTTGGGATGGGACCCCGAGTGTGTCTTGGACAGAACTTGGCCATGGTTGAACTCAAGATTCTGATAGCTCTCTTAGTTTCCAACTTCTCCTTCTCACTCTCTCCCAAGTACAGACATGGACCTGCTCTTAGATTGGTTATAGAGCCTGAGCATGGAGTCGATCTCCTAGTGAGGAAGCTGTGAACTTAAAAAGATTATGAGCaacttattatttcttttaggtTTTAGTTTGCTCACTTGTTTAAGCCTGTATTTGTTTTCCCAAATAATATATCCATGATCGGTTAGCCCAGATGGTGGGGGCTAGTTTTAACTTTCAAGCTATGTAAAAGTTCGATTTCAAATTTCGATAGGAATTTGGGATAAAGTATTTTATGTTGCCTTTATATTTTGGCTACTGTGTATAgggcaaggtctaaaatatcgatattatcccgatattttcatcgaaattttcgtgtttttgaactaccgatatttccgatatcatcgatattttagaccttgataggaactctatgtggtactaagtcatttatgtatcttaccatgcaatgtataaagtgtaaaatattgtactaattcattatatacaaatgattatggtgtgtttaaacttctttcattaattactacatattttctacactcacaatgtttgccagctcgctatataatcaacttaaatcagttaaatccatcatgcaatgcatttccttccattttttttttgtgataaactaatagataattgactaaataaacaccctgcaaagtttcaataaaaaatttcaagtttttcttacaatttccgtggtttttattcaatttttatcgatatcgataatatcccgatatttccatcgaaatttccgtttTTTGTTACTaacgatatttccgatatcatcgatattttataccttggtatAGGGTTTGTTTGAAAGTATTTTAATAAAGAGTTGAGATAATAAAAAACGCTTTGACAAATTAAGTCAAAAGAGTTTATGAATTACAGAAGCATATTTTAGTGCCGATGAAAGCAAAAGCTTCATAGTGAGTTAATTCATGATATAACTTTGatttctaattaattatttgacatGCTTCtgataaaagtgttttcaaCTAAAACACATATGAGCGTTTTCACTACGACATTTGGCATCTTATTATAATTCCTCATACTACTATTGTTCAGTGTTCACATGACATACACCGGGAAACAAATATGGCAACTAAAAGCTTCACTACTATTTGCCGTTCTTATAAATTCCTCATTACTCGCACACACCAGGGAACATTACAAGCCTAAtcagatttaaaattttaaagaaaattcgACGGTACAAGTGAATTTTATTAATAAACAAAACATACACGATTGGGGGGACGTAGTCAGCTTTACCCCTCAAAATACACATCTATACATAAACAATCACCAAACAATAAAAAGATAACCAACTCACATACCAAACAACAAAATATCAATACAACAAACTGAAGAGAAGAAGGTTGAAGTAACTGTGAACTGATGGAGGGTCACGCCCCTGCAAATGACAACTGAAAGTTTTGCtaatgttgaatttttttttttttttttaaggatcaGGTAGTGGCTTCGTCACGATAGTCAACCTTTTTGGGG encodes the following:
- the LOC126616662 gene encoding cytochrome P450 714C2-like, producing the protein MELLQFDAKMLMSLVFLGFVGLFVRLYDGLVAKPKRLRSLLTKQGINGPPPTLLLGNIMEIKKARGSSNSTSGLIPSSHNCAALVFPFFEKWRKQYGEVFAFALGNTQILCVNQPDAVREITTCTSLDLGKPTYQFKERGPLLGQGILTSNGPSWVHQRKVIAPELYMDKVKGMINLITESTTTLVNSWNSKIETAEGGIAEIKIDSYMRSFSGDVISRACFGSNYSKGEEIFHKLRNLQEAMSKKVFSTGVPGMRLLPTKSNREAWALEKEASTLILRVVKERQAAGYEKDLLQMILEGAINSDLSQEATDRFIVDNCKNIYLAGYETTAVSATWCLMLLASNPKWQESVRTEALQVCQGCIPDNDMIPKMKQLTMVIHESLRLYPPVTVVSREAFKDMKFGDINIPKGVNVWTTVATLHTDPEIWGPDAYVFNPDRFANGITGACKLPHVYMPFGMGPRVCLGQNLAMVELKILIALLVSNFSFSLSPKYRHGPALRLVIEPEHGVDLLVRKL